Proteins encoded together in one Oreochromis aureus strain Israel breed Guangdong linkage group 23, ZZ_aureus, whole genome shotgun sequence window:
- the LOC116328885 gene encoding male-specific lethal 3 homolog isoform X1, with product MNSRGIKYQFHKGERVLCFEPDPTKAKVLYDAKVLDVLIGTDEHGRRIPKYLIHFNGWNRSWDRWAAEDHVLRDTEENRKLQRKLARKALGRMKRKGWVKRRRRQSGTKSSLKTLPKEDDSDDACLISTSESSDGDDSDPESSNSGDSTFSEDINKMVKVDSRVEADVNVKRECEEKVVHVDINIPDILKKKLEDDCFYINKRKKLVMVPCQTNVVHILESYVKHFAINKAFMANERYRRQQSTTQSGSPQPIPPEKSEELCKEMVDGLRITFDFTLPMILLYPCEQAQFKKVSSSRLFLAMNEGSPCSSNTQRERSPSPLGHNPPTPQSTDSQPALSDISTTTPTTPAPTPKRRRHPDMDCISYQSQSLRRSTRNTSGGDRPAEGSSGGGGSATASPQLKRRVVDTSSQPKFFLNLDKKTPVHSGSSSPLPLTPSKERSGPFYGLESRRNNELNEVLSWKLTPDNYPLNDQPPPPSYLYGSQHLLRLFVKLPEILGKMQLPERSLRALIKHLEQFLRFLAEFHEDFFPESAYVSASEAHYSMKQPRPVY from the exons ATGAATTCGCGGGGAATTAAATATCAATTTCACAAAGGAGAGCGAGTCCTGTGCTTTGAACCCGACCCCACCAAGGCTAAAGTGTTGTATGACGCTAAG GTCCTTGATGTCTTGATAGGTACAGATGAACATGGAAGACGAATCCCGAAGTACCTGATTCACTTCAATGGTTGGAACAGAAG CTGGGATCGTTGGGCCGCAGAGGATCATGTCCTAAGGGACACCGAGGAAAACCGTAAATTACAGCGTAAACTGGCTCGCAAAGCTCTAGGTCGCAT GAAGAGAAAGGGATGGGTAAAGAGGCGTCGTCGTCAGTCTGGTACTAAATCTTCTCTGAAGACTCTCCCAAAGGAGGACGACAGCGATGACGCGT GCTTAATTTCAACTTCGGAAAGCAGCGACGGGGACGATTCTGACCCCGAGTCTTCAAATAGCGGGGACAGCACCTTCTCTGAGGACATCAACAAAATGGTAAAAGTTGACAGT AGGGTTGAGGCAGACGTGAATGTCAAGAGGGAATGTGAGGAGAAGGTCGTCCATGTTGACATCAACATCCCCGATATTCTGAAGAAGAAACTGGAAGATGACTGCTTCTACATCAACAAGAGGAAGAAG CTCGTGATGGTTCCCTGTCAGACAAACGTCGTGCACATCCTGGAGTCCTACGTCAAGCACTTTGCGATCAACAAAGCGTTCATGGCCAATGAGCGGTATAGGCGTCAGCAGAGCACCACGCAGAGCGGCAGTCCACAGCCAATCCCTCCAGAGAAGAG TGAGGAGCTGTGTAAGGAAATGGTCGACGGCCTGAGGATTACGTTTGACTTCACCTTACCCATGATCCTTCTCTACCCCTGTGAGCAAGCCCAGTTTAAGAAGGTCAGCTCCTCGAGGCTCTTCCTGGCCATGAATGAAGGCTCCCCCTGCTCGAGCAA CACCCAAAGAGAACGCAGCCCAAGCCCACTGGGGCACAACCCGCCTACCCCTCAGTCCACAGACAGCCAGCCAGCCCTAAGCGACATCTCTACTACCACCCCCACCACTCCAGCCCCGACCCCAAAGCGCCGGCGCCACCCCGATATGGACTGCATTTCCTACCAGTCGCAGTCGCTGAGGCGCTCTACCAGGAACACGTCCGGAGGCGACCGTCCAGCTGAGGGAAGCAGCGGCG GTGGAGGCAGCGCCACGGCGTCACCGCAGCTCAAACGGCGAGTGGTCGACACCTCATCGCAGCCCAAGTTCTTCCTTAACCTTGACAAAA AGACTCCAGTGCACAGCGGCTCCTCTTCCCCGTTGCCTTTGACCCCAAGCAAAGAGCGCAGCGGCCCTTTCTACGGCCTGGAGAGCCGCAGAAACAACGAGCTCAATGAG GTTTTGAGTTGGAAGCTGACTCCTGATAACTACCCTCTGAATGACCAGCCTCCTCCGCCATCATACCTGTATGGGTCACAGCACCTTTTGCGACTCTTCG TGAAGCTTCCTGAAATCCTGGGAAAAATGCAGCTGCCTGAGAGGAGTCTCCGAGCCCTGATTAAACATCTGGAACAGTTCCTCAG
- the LOC116328885 gene encoding male-specific lethal 3 homolog isoform X2, translated as MNSRGIKYQFHKGERVLCFEPDPTKAKVLYDAKVLDVLIGTDEHGRRIPKYLIHFNGWNRSWDRWAAEDHVLRDTEENRKLQRKLARKALGRMKRKGWVKRRRRQSGTKSSLKTLPKEDDSDDACLISTSESSDGDDSDPESSNSGDSTFSEDINKMRVEADVNVKRECEEKVVHVDINIPDILKKKLEDDCFYINKRKKLVMVPCQTNVVHILESYVKHFAINKAFMANERYRRQQSTTQSGSPQPIPPEKSEELCKEMVDGLRITFDFTLPMILLYPCEQAQFKKVSSSRLFLAMNEGSPCSSNTQRERSPSPLGHNPPTPQSTDSQPALSDISTTTPTTPAPTPKRRRHPDMDCISYQSQSLRRSTRNTSGGDRPAEGSSGGGGSATASPQLKRRVVDTSSQPKFFLNLDKKTPVHSGSSSPLPLTPSKERSGPFYGLESRRNNELNEVLSWKLTPDNYPLNDQPPPPSYLYGSQHLLRLFVKLPEILGKMQLPERSLRALIKHLEQFLRFLAEFHEDFFPESAYVSASEAHYSMKQPRPVY; from the exons ATGAATTCGCGGGGAATTAAATATCAATTTCACAAAGGAGAGCGAGTCCTGTGCTTTGAACCCGACCCCACCAAGGCTAAAGTGTTGTATGACGCTAAG GTCCTTGATGTCTTGATAGGTACAGATGAACATGGAAGACGAATCCCGAAGTACCTGATTCACTTCAATGGTTGGAACAGAAG CTGGGATCGTTGGGCCGCAGAGGATCATGTCCTAAGGGACACCGAGGAAAACCGTAAATTACAGCGTAAACTGGCTCGCAAAGCTCTAGGTCGCAT GAAGAGAAAGGGATGGGTAAAGAGGCGTCGTCGTCAGTCTGGTACTAAATCTTCTCTGAAGACTCTCCCAAAGGAGGACGACAGCGATGACGCGT GCTTAATTTCAACTTCGGAAAGCAGCGACGGGGACGATTCTGACCCCGAGTCTTCAAATAGCGGGGACAGCACCTTCTCTGAGGACATCAACAAAATG AGGGTTGAGGCAGACGTGAATGTCAAGAGGGAATGTGAGGAGAAGGTCGTCCATGTTGACATCAACATCCCCGATATTCTGAAGAAGAAACTGGAAGATGACTGCTTCTACATCAACAAGAGGAAGAAG CTCGTGATGGTTCCCTGTCAGACAAACGTCGTGCACATCCTGGAGTCCTACGTCAAGCACTTTGCGATCAACAAAGCGTTCATGGCCAATGAGCGGTATAGGCGTCAGCAGAGCACCACGCAGAGCGGCAGTCCACAGCCAATCCCTCCAGAGAAGAG TGAGGAGCTGTGTAAGGAAATGGTCGACGGCCTGAGGATTACGTTTGACTTCACCTTACCCATGATCCTTCTCTACCCCTGTGAGCAAGCCCAGTTTAAGAAGGTCAGCTCCTCGAGGCTCTTCCTGGCCATGAATGAAGGCTCCCCCTGCTCGAGCAA CACCCAAAGAGAACGCAGCCCAAGCCCACTGGGGCACAACCCGCCTACCCCTCAGTCCACAGACAGCCAGCCAGCCCTAAGCGACATCTCTACTACCACCCCCACCACTCCAGCCCCGACCCCAAAGCGCCGGCGCCACCCCGATATGGACTGCATTTCCTACCAGTCGCAGTCGCTGAGGCGCTCTACCAGGAACACGTCCGGAGGCGACCGTCCAGCTGAGGGAAGCAGCGGCG GTGGAGGCAGCGCCACGGCGTCACCGCAGCTCAAACGGCGAGTGGTCGACACCTCATCGCAGCCCAAGTTCTTCCTTAACCTTGACAAAA AGACTCCAGTGCACAGCGGCTCCTCTTCCCCGTTGCCTTTGACCCCAAGCAAAGAGCGCAGCGGCCCTTTCTACGGCCTGGAGAGCCGCAGAAACAACGAGCTCAATGAG GTTTTGAGTTGGAAGCTGACTCCTGATAACTACCCTCTGAATGACCAGCCTCCTCCGCCATCATACCTGTATGGGTCACAGCACCTTTTGCGACTCTTCG TGAAGCTTCCTGAAATCCTGGGAAAAATGCAGCTGCCTGAGAGGAGTCTCCGAGCCCTGATTAAACATCTGGAACAGTTCCTCAG
- the LOC116328885 gene encoding male-specific lethal 3 homolog isoform X3, translating into MKRKGWVKRRRRQSGTKSSLKTLPKEDDSDDACLISTSESSDGDDSDPESSNSGDSTFSEDINKMVKVDSRVEADVNVKRECEEKVVHVDINIPDILKKKLEDDCFYINKRKKLVMVPCQTNVVHILESYVKHFAINKAFMANERYRRQQSTTQSGSPQPIPPEKSEELCKEMVDGLRITFDFTLPMILLYPCEQAQFKKVSSSRLFLAMNEGSPCSSNTQRERSPSPLGHNPPTPQSTDSQPALSDISTTTPTTPAPTPKRRRHPDMDCISYQSQSLRRSTRNTSGGDRPAEGSSGGGGSATASPQLKRRVVDTSSQPKFFLNLDKKTPVHSGSSSPLPLTPSKERSGPFYGLESRRNNELNEVLSWKLTPDNYPLNDQPPPPSYLYGSQHLLRLFVKLPEILGKMQLPERSLRALIKHLEQFLRFLAEFHEDFFPESAYVSASEAHYSMKQPRPVY; encoded by the exons AT GAAGAGAAAGGGATGGGTAAAGAGGCGTCGTCGTCAGTCTGGTACTAAATCTTCTCTGAAGACTCTCCCAAAGGAGGACGACAGCGATGACGCGT GCTTAATTTCAACTTCGGAAAGCAGCGACGGGGACGATTCTGACCCCGAGTCTTCAAATAGCGGGGACAGCACCTTCTCTGAGGACATCAACAAAATGGTAAAAGTTGACAGT AGGGTTGAGGCAGACGTGAATGTCAAGAGGGAATGTGAGGAGAAGGTCGTCCATGTTGACATCAACATCCCCGATATTCTGAAGAAGAAACTGGAAGATGACTGCTTCTACATCAACAAGAGGAAGAAG CTCGTGATGGTTCCCTGTCAGACAAACGTCGTGCACATCCTGGAGTCCTACGTCAAGCACTTTGCGATCAACAAAGCGTTCATGGCCAATGAGCGGTATAGGCGTCAGCAGAGCACCACGCAGAGCGGCAGTCCACAGCCAATCCCTCCAGAGAAGAG TGAGGAGCTGTGTAAGGAAATGGTCGACGGCCTGAGGATTACGTTTGACTTCACCTTACCCATGATCCTTCTCTACCCCTGTGAGCAAGCCCAGTTTAAGAAGGTCAGCTCCTCGAGGCTCTTCCTGGCCATGAATGAAGGCTCCCCCTGCTCGAGCAA CACCCAAAGAGAACGCAGCCCAAGCCCACTGGGGCACAACCCGCCTACCCCTCAGTCCACAGACAGCCAGCCAGCCCTAAGCGACATCTCTACTACCACCCCCACCACTCCAGCCCCGACCCCAAAGCGCCGGCGCCACCCCGATATGGACTGCATTTCCTACCAGTCGCAGTCGCTGAGGCGCTCTACCAGGAACACGTCCGGAGGCGACCGTCCAGCTGAGGGAAGCAGCGGCG GTGGAGGCAGCGCCACGGCGTCACCGCAGCTCAAACGGCGAGTGGTCGACACCTCATCGCAGCCCAAGTTCTTCCTTAACCTTGACAAAA AGACTCCAGTGCACAGCGGCTCCTCTTCCCCGTTGCCTTTGACCCCAAGCAAAGAGCGCAGCGGCCCTTTCTACGGCCTGGAGAGCCGCAGAAACAACGAGCTCAATGAG GTTTTGAGTTGGAAGCTGACTCCTGATAACTACCCTCTGAATGACCAGCCTCCTCCGCCATCATACCTGTATGGGTCACAGCACCTTTTGCGACTCTTCG TGAAGCTTCCTGAAATCCTGGGAAAAATGCAGCTGCCTGAGAGGAGTCTCCGAGCCCTGATTAAACATCTGGAACAGTTCCTCAG